The proteins below are encoded in one region of Amycolatopsis acidiphila:
- the selA gene encoding L-seryl-tRNA(Sec) selenium transferase — translation MGDPRRRVPRTDVVLAHPRLAAAERTLGRALVKAVVAEAQQRARAGEIEPEQVAEHAVAALPAAATSLRPVLNATGVVVHTNLGRAPLSQAALDAVVTAGRATDVEFDLATGRRARRGRGALAALARAVPAAGGVHVVNNNAAALLLAALTLAPGKEIVLSRGELVEIGDGFRIPELLAAAGSRLREVGTTNRTSLRDYAGAIGPDTGFVLKVHPSNFQVTGFTSAAGIAELAELDVPLVVDIGSGLLAPHPVLPDEPDATTALKQGADLVTASGDKLLGGPQAGLLLGEAGLVERLRRHPAARALRVDKLTLAALEATVLGPPPPVVEALSAKQADLRARAERIAAALPGAEAVDCVAAVGGGGAPGVELPSAGVRLPESYARPLREGVPPVVGRLEAGHCLLDLRMVDAADDDVLVAAVRACSS, via the coding sequence GTGGGTGACCCGCGGCGGCGCGTCCCCCGGACCGACGTGGTGCTCGCGCACCCCCGCCTCGCCGCGGCCGAGCGCACCCTCGGCCGCGCGCTGGTGAAGGCCGTCGTCGCCGAGGCGCAGCAGCGCGCGCGGGCGGGGGAGATCGAGCCGGAACAGGTCGCCGAGCACGCGGTCGCCGCGCTGCCCGCGGCCGCCACGAGCCTGCGGCCGGTGCTCAACGCCACGGGCGTCGTCGTGCACACCAACCTCGGCCGGGCGCCGCTGTCGCAGGCCGCGCTGGACGCCGTGGTCACCGCGGGCCGCGCCACCGACGTCGAGTTCGACCTCGCGACCGGACGTCGCGCACGCCGGGGTCGCGGCGCGCTGGCCGCGCTCGCCCGGGCCGTACCGGCCGCGGGCGGCGTGCACGTGGTGAACAACAACGCGGCCGCGCTGCTGCTCGCGGCGCTGACCCTCGCCCCCGGCAAGGAGATCGTGCTCAGCCGCGGGGAACTGGTCGAGATCGGCGACGGGTTCCGCATCCCCGAGCTGCTCGCCGCCGCCGGCTCCCGGCTCCGCGAGGTCGGCACCACCAACCGGACGAGCCTGCGCGACTACGCCGGGGCGATCGGGCCGGACACCGGGTTCGTGCTCAAGGTGCACCCGTCGAACTTCCAGGTCACCGGCTTCACCTCCGCCGCGGGCATCGCCGAGCTGGCGGAGCTGGACGTGCCGCTGGTGGTCGACATCGGCTCGGGCCTGCTCGCCCCGCATCCGGTGCTGCCGGACGAACCGGACGCGACGACGGCGCTGAAACAGGGCGCGGACCTCGTCACCGCCAGCGGCGACAAGCTGCTCGGCGGCCCGCAGGCGGGGCTGCTGCTCGGCGAGGCCGGCCTGGTCGAACGGCTGCGGCGACATCCCGCCGCCCGCGCGCTGCGGGTGGACAAGCTGACCCTCGCCGCGCTCGAAGCCACCGTGCTCGGCCCGCCGCCGCCGGTCGTGGAAGCGCTTTCCGCGAAGCAGGCGGACCTGCGGGCGCGCGCGGAACGGATCGCGGCGGCACTGCCCGGCGCCGAGGCCGTCGACTGCGTCGCGGCCGTCGGCGGCGGCGGCGCGCCCGGCGTGGAGCTGCCCAGCGCGGGCGTGCGGCTGCCCGAGTCGTACGCGAGGCCGTTGCGCGAGGGCGTCCCGCCGGTGGTCGGGCGGCTCGAAGCGGGGCACTGCCTGCTGGACCTGCGGATGGTCGACGCGGCGGACGACGACGTGCTGGTGGCGGCGGTGCGGGCATGTTCGTCGTAG
- the selD gene encoding selenide, water dikinase SelD produces MAYRLTQYAHGGGCACKIPPGELEDIVRGLVKAEPRDPVGELLVGLEDGDDAAAVRIEHDTAVIATTDFFTPVVDDPYDWGRIAAANALSDVYAMGGRPVVAVNLLGWPREVLPFELAAETLRGGLDVCGAAGCHLAGGHSVDDPEPKYGLAVTGIGDPDRLLRNDSGRAGVPLSLTKPLGLGVLNSRHKATGERFAEAIEVMTTLNADASRAALAAGVRCATDVTGFGLLGHLHKLARASGVTAIVDSAAVSYVDGAREALAAGYVSGGTRRNLDWVAPHVDLSAVTEQEALLLADAQTSGGLLVAGEIPGAPVIGELVPRQEHTIVVR; encoded by the coding sequence ATGGCCTACCGACTGACCCAGTACGCGCACGGCGGCGGGTGCGCGTGCAAGATCCCGCCGGGCGAGCTCGAGGACATCGTGCGCGGGCTGGTCAAGGCCGAGCCGCGCGACCCGGTGGGCGAGCTGCTCGTCGGCCTCGAGGACGGCGACGACGCGGCGGCGGTGCGCATCGAGCACGACACGGCCGTGATCGCGACCACGGACTTCTTCACCCCGGTCGTCGACGACCCCTACGACTGGGGCCGGATCGCCGCGGCCAACGCGCTGTCGGACGTGTACGCCATGGGCGGGCGCCCGGTGGTGGCGGTGAACCTGCTGGGCTGGCCCCGCGAGGTGCTGCCGTTCGAGCTGGCGGCCGAGACGCTGCGCGGCGGGCTCGACGTGTGCGGTGCGGCCGGTTGCCACCTCGCCGGCGGGCACAGCGTGGACGACCCGGAGCCCAAGTACGGCCTGGCCGTCACCGGGATCGGGGATCCGGACCGGTTGCTGCGCAACGATTCCGGCCGGGCGGGGGTGCCGCTGTCGCTGACCAAGCCGCTCGGCCTCGGCGTGCTCAACTCCCGGCACAAGGCCACCGGCGAGCGGTTCGCCGAGGCGATCGAGGTGATGACCACGCTCAACGCCGACGCCTCCCGGGCCGCGCTGGCGGCCGGTGTGCGGTGCGCGACCGACGTGACCGGGTTCGGCCTGCTCGGCCATCTGCACAAGCTGGCCCGCGCCAGCGGGGTCACGGCGATCGTCGACTCGGCAGCGGTGTCCTATGTGGACGGGGCACGGGAAGCCCTCGCCGCCGGGTACGTCAGCGGCGGCACGCGCCGAAACCTCGACTGGGTGGCGCCGCACGTGGACCTCTCGGCCGTGACCGAGCAGGAGGCCCTGCTGCTCGCCGACGCCCAGACCTCGGGCGGCCTCCTGGTCGCCGGCGAGATCCCGGGCGCCCCGGTCATCGGCGAGCTGGTGCCACGACAGGAGCACACCATCGTGGTGCGCTGA
- a CDS encoding carotenoid oxygenase family protein, producing the protein MTTRFPQDPMFAGFSAPVRVEADIYDLEVAQGEVPGQLDGTYYRVVCDRQWPPMVAGDIPFNADGMVMSFRFERGHVDFKSRYVRTPRFEAERKARRSLFGAYRNPFTDDPSVAGMNRTLANTNVFWHGGKLLASKEDSPPIQIDPDTLDTVGVHTFDGALTSQTSTAHPKFDPRTGEMVFFGFAAKGECTPDIAFYEADRDGNLVHETWFQAPYSSMVHDFAVTQNFVVFPIIPLVSDLGRIRAGLSHYAWDPGRDVHLGVLPRKGRVEDLRWYRGGTRFASHILGAYDDGRHIHIDTPVSESNYFPFFPDLSGAPADPGKTKGYLSRWTIDTMGERGSFTQERLTTHAGEFPRMDDRFETLPYSWGVMGMYEVPGEPRPGRGFRWVGAVDLEHRRTTTHYVGDCSSVGEPLFVPAHEKAGHAEGYVLAVVGRHDEMRSDLLILDAGRIDAPPVATVKLPIRVPYGLHGNWVTRGELQRG; encoded by the coding sequence ATGACCACGCGTTTTCCCCAGGACCCGATGTTCGCGGGGTTCAGCGCCCCGGTCCGCGTCGAGGCCGACATCTACGATCTCGAGGTCGCTCAGGGCGAGGTGCCCGGGCAGCTCGACGGCACCTACTACCGGGTGGTGTGCGACCGGCAGTGGCCGCCGATGGTGGCGGGCGACATCCCGTTCAACGCCGACGGCATGGTGATGTCGTTCCGCTTCGAGCGCGGTCACGTCGACTTCAAGAGCCGTTACGTGCGGACGCCGAGGTTCGAGGCCGAGCGGAAGGCCCGGCGGTCGTTGTTCGGCGCGTACCGCAACCCGTTCACGGACGACCCATCGGTCGCCGGGATGAACCGGACGCTGGCCAACACCAACGTGTTCTGGCACGGCGGGAAGCTGCTCGCGTCGAAGGAGGACAGCCCGCCGATCCAGATCGACCCCGATACGCTGGACACCGTCGGGGTGCACACCTTCGACGGGGCGCTGACCTCGCAGACCTCCACCGCGCATCCGAAGTTCGATCCCAGGACCGGCGAGATGGTGTTCTTCGGGTTCGCCGCGAAGGGCGAGTGCACCCCCGACATCGCCTTCTACGAGGCGGACCGCGACGGGAACCTCGTGCACGAGACCTGGTTCCAGGCCCCGTACTCGAGCATGGTGCACGACTTCGCGGTGACCCAGAACTTCGTGGTGTTCCCGATCATCCCGCTGGTCAGCGACCTGGGCCGGATCCGCGCGGGCCTGTCGCACTACGCGTGGGACCCGGGCAGGGACGTCCACCTCGGCGTGCTGCCGCGCAAGGGCCGGGTCGAGGACCTGCGCTGGTACCGGGGCGGCACCCGGTTCGCCAGCCACATCCTCGGGGCCTACGACGACGGCAGGCACATCCACATCGACACCCCGGTGTCGGAGTCGAACTACTTCCCGTTCTTCCCCGACCTGTCGGGCGCACCCGCCGACCCCGGGAAGACCAAGGGGTACCTGTCGCGGTGGACGATCGACACGATGGGCGAACGGGGCAGCTTCACCCAGGAACGGCTCACCACGCACGCGGGCGAGTTCCCGCGGATGGACGACCGGTTCGAGACGCTGCCGTACTCGTGGGGCGTCATGGGCATGTACGAGGTGCCGGGGGAGCCGAGGCCGGGCCGGGGCTTCCGGTGGGTCGGCGCGGTCGACCTCGAGCACAGGCGAACGACGACGCACTACGTCGGCGACTGCTCGTCCGTCGGCGAGCCCCTCTTCGTCCCGGCACACGAGAAGGCCGGGCACGCGGAGGGCTACGTGCTGGCGGTCGTGGGCCGGCACGACGAGATGCGCAGCGACCTGCTGATCCTCGACGCCGGGCGGATCGACGCGCCGCCCGTGGCGACGGTGAAGCTGCCGATCCGGGTGCCGTACGGGCTGCACGGCAACTGGGTCACCCGCGGCGAGCTGCAGCGGGGCTGA
- a CDS encoding nuclear transport factor 2 family protein, with the protein MSSTEEVSTAGVARLQRTVVELAERVRSLEAAAEIRALHHKYGYYLDKCLYDEVVDLFGADGEVAFAGGVYRGRAGVERLYLQRFRARFTGGHNGPVRGFLLEHVMLQDVVTVSPDGTSARARFRCLMQAGAHESAPEQVSRLSFQQWWEGGLYENAYVLENGVWKIKRLGYFPFWHAEYESGWAHTAPMTHMIPETTYPEDPLGPDELIEGFAFFPATDVVPFHYPHPVTGRDPAGEAVR; encoded by the coding sequence GTGTCGAGCACCGAGGAGGTCAGCACCGCCGGGGTGGCGCGGCTGCAACGGACGGTGGTGGAGCTGGCGGAGCGGGTCCGGTCCCTCGAGGCGGCAGCCGAGATCCGCGCCCTGCACCACAAGTACGGCTACTACCTGGACAAGTGCCTCTACGACGAGGTCGTCGACCTGTTCGGCGCAGACGGCGAAGTCGCGTTCGCGGGTGGCGTCTACCGCGGCCGGGCCGGGGTCGAGCGGCTCTATCTCCAGCGGTTCCGGGCGCGGTTCACCGGTGGGCACAACGGGCCTGTCCGTGGGTTCCTGCTGGAGCACGTCATGCTGCAGGACGTCGTGACCGTCTCGCCGGACGGCACCTCGGCGCGGGCGCGGTTCCGATGCCTCATGCAGGCCGGCGCGCACGAGTCCGCCCCGGAGCAGGTGTCGCGGCTTTCCTTCCAGCAGTGGTGGGAGGGCGGTCTCTACGAAAACGCCTACGTGCTCGAGAACGGTGTGTGGAAGATCAAGCGCCTGGGCTACTTCCCGTTCTGGCACGCCGAGTACGAGTCCGGCTGGGCGCACACCGCGCCGATGACGCACATGATTCCCGAGACGACCTACCCCGAGGACCCGCTCGGTCCGGACGAGCTCATCGAAGGATTCGCGTTCTTCCCGGCCACGGACGTCGTGCCGTTCCACTACCCGCATCCGGTGACCGGCCGTGACCCCGCAGGCGAGGCAGTGCGATGA
- a CDS encoding IclR family transcriptional regulator: protein MNSARMALHAVRLLASRGTLTVTELARELAVAPSTAHRVLTNCVAAGFARQEHGGGPYLPAKAMHEITLSITSAVTLRDAAGGQLAELRERTGLTTSMLVLEGRAARFVQSLEGFGPQRAGTRLGRVLPAHCTSGGKAMLAFCSPDDLGRRYPGHRLEGLTARSVVDWDCLVRELTRIRLRGWAANIGESDRAVTGIGAPVLLGSGEPAAAVTLAAAASHVGTRAEIEPFVEPLLHAANVIQTLLRGSREGGSRTAGVPSSA, encoded by the coding sequence ATGAACTCGGCGCGGATGGCGTTGCACGCCGTACGGCTGCTGGCTTCGCGTGGCACCCTCACGGTCACCGAGCTCGCCCGCGAGCTGGCGGTCGCGCCCTCGACCGCGCACCGCGTGCTGACCAACTGCGTCGCGGCCGGGTTCGCGCGGCAGGAGCACGGCGGCGGCCCGTACCTGCCGGCCAAGGCGATGCATGAGATCACGCTGAGCATCACCTCGGCCGTCACCCTGCGGGACGCGGCCGGAGGGCAGCTCGCCGAGCTCCGGGAGCGGACCGGGCTGACCACGAGCATGCTGGTGCTCGAAGGGCGCGCTGCCCGGTTCGTGCAGTCACTCGAGGGTTTCGGGCCCCAGCGGGCCGGCACCCGGCTCGGCCGCGTCCTGCCCGCGCACTGCACCTCCGGCGGCAAGGCGATGCTCGCGTTCTGTTCCCCGGACGACCTCGGCCGCCGCTATCCCGGCCACCGCCTCGAAGGGCTGACAGCGCGTTCCGTCGTCGACTGGGACTGCCTGGTCCGCGAGCTGACCCGGATCCGGCTGCGCGGCTGGGCGGCGAACATCGGCGAGAGCGACCGCGCGGTGACCGGTATCGGCGCCCCGGTCCTGCTCGGCAGCGGGGAACCCGCCGCGGCGGTCACGCTCGCCGCGGCGGCGAGCCACGTCGGCACCCGGGCCGAGATCGAGCCCTTCGTCGAACCCCTGCTGCATGCCGCGAACGTGATCCAGACGTTGCTGCGCGGCAGCCGGGAAGGCGGCTCGCGGACCGCCGGCGTCCCGTCTTCCGCATAG
- a CDS encoding catalase — protein sequence MTETARPFTTTDAGIPAESDEHSLTVGPGGPILLQDAYLIEQMAQFNRERIPERQPHAKGSGAFGRFEVTADVSRYTKAAVFQPGAKTELVARFSTVAGERGSPDTWRDPRGFALKFYTSEGNYDMVGNNTPVFFVKDPMKFQHFIRSQKRRADNNLRDHDMQWDFWTLSPESAHQVTWLMGDRGIPRTWRHMNGYTSHTYMWINAQGEEFWVKYHFKTDQGIEYFTQHEADQMAAADTDYHTRDLFEHIAAGDFPSWTLYVQIMPYEDAANYRFNPFDLTKVWPHGDYPLTEVGRMTLDRNPTDNHAEIEQAAFQPNNLVPGIGPSPDRMLLARLFSYADAHRYRIGANYQQLPVNAPVVPVHTYSKDGAMAYQKRTDPVYAPNSKGGPAADTERYGTSPTWHTDGNIVRTAYVSHAEDDDWGQPGTMVREVLDDAARDRLVDNVVGHLLNGVSEPVLQRAFEYWHNIDKGVGDRIQEGVQAKKNEKDPKAGQQANPARSSMQDKA from the coding sequence ATGACCGAGACGGCACGGCCGTTCACCACCACTGACGCCGGTATCCCGGCGGAGAGCGACGAGCATTCGCTCACCGTGGGCCCCGGCGGGCCCATCCTGCTGCAGGACGCTTACCTGATCGAGCAGATGGCCCAGTTCAACCGGGAGCGCATCCCGGAGCGCCAGCCGCACGCGAAGGGCAGCGGCGCGTTCGGGCGGTTCGAGGTGACCGCCGACGTCAGCAGGTACACCAAGGCCGCGGTGTTCCAGCCGGGCGCGAAGACCGAGCTGGTGGCCCGGTTCTCCACCGTGGCAGGGGAGCGCGGCAGCCCCGACACCTGGCGCGACCCGCGCGGGTTCGCGCTGAAGTTCTACACCTCCGAGGGCAACTACGACATGGTCGGCAACAACACGCCGGTCTTCTTCGTCAAGGACCCGATGAAGTTCCAGCACTTCATCCGGTCGCAGAAGCGGCGCGCCGACAACAACCTGCGCGACCACGACATGCAGTGGGACTTCTGGACGCTGTCGCCGGAGTCGGCGCACCAGGTCACCTGGCTGATGGGCGACCGCGGCATCCCGCGCACCTGGCGCCACATGAACGGCTACACCTCGCACACCTACATGTGGATCAACGCCCAGGGCGAGGAGTTCTGGGTGAAGTACCACTTCAAGACCGACCAGGGCATCGAGTACTTCACCCAGCACGAGGCCGACCAGATGGCCGCGGCGGACACCGACTACCACACGCGTGACCTGTTCGAGCACATCGCGGCCGGGGACTTCCCGAGCTGGACGCTGTACGTGCAGATCATGCCGTACGAGGACGCGGCGAACTACCGGTTCAACCCGTTCGACCTGACCAAGGTGTGGCCGCACGGCGACTACCCGCTGACCGAGGTCGGGCGGATGACGCTGGACCGCAACCCGACCGACAACCACGCCGAGATCGAGCAGGCCGCGTTCCAGCCGAACAACCTGGTGCCCGGGATCGGGCCGAGCCCCGACCGGATGCTGCTGGCCCGGCTGTTCTCCTACGCCGACGCGCACCGCTACCGCATCGGCGCGAACTACCAGCAACTGCCCGTCAACGCGCCGGTCGTGCCCGTGCACACCTACTCCAAGGACGGCGCGATGGCGTACCAGAAGAGGACGGACCCGGTGTACGCGCCGAACTCGAAGGGCGGCCCGGCCGCGGACACCGAGCGCTACGGCACCTCGCCCACCTGGCACACCGACGGGAACATCGTGCGCACCGCCTACGTCTCGCACGCCGAGGACGACGACTGGGGCCAGCCGGGCACGATGGTCCGCGAGGTGCTGGACGACGCCGCCCGCGACCGGCTGGTCGACAACGTGGTGGGGCACCTGCTCAACGGGGTGTCCGAGCCGGTGCTGCAGCGCGCGTTCGAGTACTGGCACAACATCGACAAGGGCGTGGGCGACCGGATCCAGGAAGGCGTCCAGGCCAAGAAGAACGAGAAGGACCCGAAGGCCGGGCAGCAGGCCAACCCGGCCCGCAGCAGCATGCAGGACAAGGCCTGA
- a CDS encoding Fur family transcriptional regulator: MPTPGPSGQRDSTTDAAASLRSAGLRITAPRRAVLTWLASHPHATAEAVRAGVHDELGSVSHQAVYDVLRACVDAGLVRSIQPAGHPARFERRVADNHHHLVCRGCGRTEDVDCVVGAAPCLTPGEDRGFEVDEAEIVFWGWCPACAEKRKGR; encoded by the coding sequence ATGCCGACCCCAGGCCCTTCGGGCCAGCGCGACAGCACGACCGACGCGGCGGCCTCGCTGCGCTCCGCCGGGCTGCGGATCACCGCCCCTCGCCGGGCGGTGCTCACCTGGCTGGCAAGCCACCCGCACGCGACCGCCGAGGCGGTGCGCGCCGGGGTGCACGACGAGCTGGGTTCGGTCTCCCACCAGGCCGTCTACGACGTGCTGCGGGCCTGCGTGGACGCCGGGCTGGTGCGCTCCATCCAGCCCGCCGGCCATCCGGCCCGCTTCGAGCGCCGGGTCGCGGACAACCATCACCACCTGGTCTGCCGCGGCTGCGGGCGCACCGAGGACGTGGACTGCGTGGTGGGTGCTGCGCCGTGCCTCACGCCCGGCGAGGACCGGGGGTTCGAGGTCGACGAGGCGGAGATCGTGTTCTGGGGCTGGTGCCCCGCGTGCGCGGAGAAGAGAAAAGGAAGGTAG
- the hypF gene encoding carbamoyltransferase HypF: protein MSERVRLAVRVDGVVQGVGFRPFVHALADRFGLAGHVGNDAAGVFAEVEGARQAVADFLTAVREQAPRLAVVERVTAAEIAGLGETGFRIVPSPAGGGARTLVSADSATCDDCLRELHDPADRRYRYPFVNCTNCGPRFTIVRSVPYDRPATTMAPFPMCADCAREYHDPGDRRFHAQPVCCPACGPALRLLGGPAGDPIESTVDLLRTGHVLAIKGLGGYHLAVDACDDAAARLLRSRKHREDKPFAVMVPGLAAARELCEVDDLAIRLLTDRRRPIVLLPRRQGSGVAGAVAPGNRQLGVMLPYTPLHHLLLERLAGPIVLTSGNISDEPIGYRDDEVRERLGPIADAFLVHDRAIHIRTDDSVVRPFRGRAQLMRRSRGYVPEPVTAAFPRHVLACGAQLKNTFCLAKDRRAFLSHHIGDLENYETLRSFTEGIEHFRRLFDVHPEVIAHDLHPEYLSTKYALEQDDAELVGVQHHHAHIAACLADNGVAGPVLGVAFDGLGYGPDGTIWGGELLLADLAGFTRVGHLAPVPMPGGTAAIKQPWRMAAAYLDTAYGAGVPGLDVVRRNESRWPDVVALGHRAINAPLTSSAGRLFDAVAAILGTRDAINYEGQAAVELEQLADPGERGAYRSTITPGEPLVVVGADLVVSAVDELRAGVPVPLIAARFHNGVAAAIAHACVTLRERTGVGTVALSGGVFQNLLLLARTAEALERAGFAVLTHSRVPANDGGVSLGQAVVAAAQAG, encoded by the coding sequence GTGAGCGAGCGTGTCCGCTTGGCCGTGCGCGTCGACGGGGTCGTGCAGGGGGTCGGCTTCCGGCCCTTCGTGCACGCGCTCGCCGACCGGTTCGGCCTCGCCGGGCACGTGGGCAACGATGCCGCCGGGGTGTTCGCCGAGGTCGAGGGCGCGCGGCAGGCCGTGGCGGACTTCCTCACGGCGGTGCGGGAGCAGGCGCCCCGGCTCGCGGTCGTCGAACGGGTCACCGCGGCCGAGATCGCCGGACTGGGCGAGACGGGTTTCCGGATCGTGCCGAGCCCGGCGGGCGGCGGCGCGCGGACGCTCGTCTCCGCCGACAGCGCCACCTGCGACGACTGCCTGCGCGAGCTGCACGACCCGGCGGACCGGCGCTACCGCTACCCGTTCGTCAACTGCACGAACTGCGGGCCGCGGTTCACCATCGTGCGCTCGGTGCCCTACGACCGGCCGGCCACGACGATGGCGCCCTTCCCGATGTGCGCGGACTGCGCGCGCGAGTACCACGACCCCGGCGACCGGCGGTTCCACGCGCAGCCGGTGTGCTGTCCCGCCTGCGGGCCCGCCCTGCGGCTGCTCGGCGGACCGGCGGGCGACCCGATCGAGTCCACTGTGGACCTGCTCCGCACCGGGCACGTGCTGGCGATCAAGGGGCTCGGCGGCTACCACCTCGCGGTCGACGCGTGCGACGACGCGGCCGCCCGCCTCCTGCGCTCGCGCAAGCACCGCGAGGACAAGCCGTTCGCGGTGATGGTGCCCGGCCTGGCCGCCGCCCGGGAACTGTGCGAGGTGGACGACCTCGCGATCCGGCTGCTCACCGACCGGCGACGGCCGATCGTGCTGCTGCCCCGCCGGCAAGGCAGCGGCGTCGCCGGGGCGGTCGCCCCCGGCAACCGGCAGCTGGGCGTCATGCTGCCGTACACGCCGCTGCACCACCTGCTGCTGGAGCGCCTCGCCGGCCCGATCGTGCTGACCAGCGGCAACATCTCCGACGAGCCCATCGGGTACCGGGACGACGAGGTGCGCGAACGGCTCGGGCCGATCGCGGACGCGTTCCTGGTGCACGACAGGGCGATCCACATCCGCACCGACGACTCCGTGGTCCGGCCCTTCCGCGGCCGGGCGCAGCTGATGCGGCGCTCGCGCGGCTACGTGCCCGAGCCGGTGACCGCTGCCTTCCCGCGGCACGTGCTGGCCTGCGGGGCCCAGCTGAAGAACACCTTCTGCCTGGCGAAGGACCGGCGCGCGTTCCTCTCGCACCACATCGGCGACCTCGAGAACTACGAGACCCTGCGGTCGTTCACCGAGGGCATCGAGCATTTCCGGCGCCTGTTCGACGTGCACCCCGAGGTGATCGCGCACGACCTGCACCCGGAGTACCTGTCCACGAAGTACGCCCTGGAGCAGGACGACGCCGAGCTGGTCGGGGTGCAGCACCACCACGCGCACATCGCCGCCTGCCTGGCCGACAACGGGGTGGCCGGCCCCGTGCTCGGCGTGGCGTTCGACGGGCTGGGCTACGGGCCGGACGGCACGATCTGGGGCGGTGAGCTGCTGCTCGCCGACCTGGCCGGGTTCACGCGCGTGGGGCATCTCGCCCCGGTGCCGATGCCGGGCGGGACGGCGGCGATCAAGCAGCCGTGGCGGATGGCGGCCGCCTACCTCGACACAGCCTACGGCGCGGGCGTCCCCGGCCTGGACGTGGTGCGGCGCAACGAGTCCCGCTGGCCGGACGTGGTCGCGCTCGGGCACCGGGCGATCAACGCGCCGCTGACTTCCAGCGCGGGCAGGCTGTTCGACGCGGTCGCCGCGATACTCGGGACCCGCGACGCGATCAACTACGAGGGCCAGGCGGCGGTCGAGCTCGAACAGCTCGCCGACCCGGGTGAGCGCGGGGCCTACCGGAGCACGATCACGCCCGGTGAGCCACTGGTCGTCGTGGGCGCCGACCTCGTCGTGTCCGCCGTGGACGAGCTGCGGGCCGGCGTGCCGGTGCCGCTGATCGCCGCCCGGTTCCACAACGGCGTGGCGGCGGCGATCGCCCACGCGTGCGTGACGTTGCGGGAGCGGACCGGGGTGGGCACCGTCGCCCTGTCGGGCGGGGTGTTCCAGAACCTGCTGTTGCTGGCGCGCACCGCCGAGGCGCTGGAGCGGGCCGGGTTCGCCGTGCTGACCCACTCCCGCGTCCCCGCCAATGACGGCGGCGTCAGCCTCGGGCAGGCTGTCGTGGCCGCCGCGCAGGCCGGCTGA